A genome region from Rattus norvegicus strain BN/NHsdMcwi chromosome 17, GRCr8, whole genome shotgun sequence includes the following:
- the Yae1 gene encoding protein YAE1 homolog has product MSWFRATPEIPSPGDQDVFDEEADESLLVQREWQDHMRKRVQEGYRDGIDAGKAVTLQQGFNQGYKEGADVILNYGLLRGTLSALLSWCHLHGNSSTLIGKINNLLDAVGQCEECVIKHLKSVTSPPHITDLLDSIEDLDLCHVVPPEKAVEARGDTSADISTDADRSPNGMDCSHPECCRTQEHAHLEKPSLTWILEQTSNLVKQLGISVDILQHLRQL; this is encoded by the exons ATGTCTTGGTTTCGAGCGACTCCCGAGATCCCCAGCCCTGGAGACCAGGACGTGTTTGATGAGGAAGCAGACGAATCTCTGTTAGTGCAGCGGGAATGGCAGGATCACATGAGGAAACGAGTCCAA GAAGGTTACAGAGATGGGATAGATGCTGGCAAAGCAGTAACCCTTCAACAGGGCTTCAATCAAGGCTATAAAGAGGGTGCCGATGTCATTTTAAACTACGGACTACTCAGGGGAACATTGAG CGCTTTGCTTTCCTGGTGTCACCTTCATGGTAATAGTTCAACGCTGATTGGCAAGATAAATAACCTTCTGGATGCAGTTGGCCAGTGTGAAGAGTGTGTGATCAAACATCTGAAATCAGTTACGTCACCGCCACACATTACAGATTTATTGGACTCCATTGAGGATCTGGACCTTTGTCATGTAGTCCCGCCTGAGAAAGCTGTTGAAGCAAGAGGTGACACTAGTGCTGACATTAGCACAGATGCTGACAGGAGTCCGAATGGGATGGATTGTTCACATCCAGAATGTTGCAGAACACAAGAGCATGCGCATTTGGAAAAGCCAAGCCTCACTTGGATTCTGGAACAGACATCCAACTTGGTGAAACAGCTGGGAATATCAGTAGACATATTACAGCACCTGAGACAACTGTAA